In Aspergillus fumigatus Af293 chromosome 4, whole genome shotgun sequence, one genomic interval encodes:
- a CDS encoding ankyrin repeat domain-containing protein, producing MKSNGGASQAEPQPNNKQNASAQLHPSPRIPGPAVPPPDTSGLQEMSRLFRPPFLVRLLLEWGADVNAPANKHKHGGKPALQTAAPENHRVMTDLLVHQGAGVNGVPSPVRGRTALQEAASSGYVQLSEYLLAHGADADALAEHLGGVTALQGAATRGNIRIVMMLRPAGVDVHGAAAESGRLDTLHL from the exons ATGAAATCCAATGGAGGCGCGTCACAGGCAGAACCTCAACCCAACAACAAACAGAACGCATCCGCGCAACTACACCCGTCTCCTCGAATTCCTGGTCCTGCTGTACCTCCACCAGACACGAGCGGACTCCAGGAAATGTCACGGCTCTTCAGGCCGCCGTTTCTAG TCCGGTTACTGCTCGAATGGGGCGCTGATGTCAATGCACCAGCAAACAAGCATAAGCATGGAGGAAAGCCTGCCCTGCAAACAGCAGCGCCAGAGAACCATCGAGTCATGACGGACCTCCTGGTGCATCAGGGGGCTGGTGTCAACGGCGTGCCCAGTCCAGTGCGTGGCCGGACCGCTCTCCAAGAGGCTGCAAGCTCGGGTTATGTGCAGCTCTCTGAATATCTACTGGCTCATGGagccgatgctgatgctctAGCAGAACATTTGGGTGGTGTTACAGCCTTGCAAGGGGCCGCAACACGCGGCAACATTCGCATTGTGATGATGCTGCGTCCGGCCGGGGTAGATGTCCATGGAGCTGCAGCAGAGAGTGGCAGGCTTGACACCCTGCATCTCTGA
- a CDS encoding anion exchange family protein, translating to MPTDQPLTREKSWLSYSYEGRKGWKSLRALNLFRGMYHDVCRRLPYYWSDIADAWTYRVVASTIRMYFVNMLPAIAYTLDMYRRTGEFYGINEALFSSALAAMIFSVLGAQPLTIVGITGLISLFNYTIYDIVTIYEPAIYPNFMCWTAIWAAIFHWIVAVCNLCDYMRYVTDFSSESFGAYVGIIYCIKGVEELVNEFTTQGNTAGFMSTMIAVLYFLTIYGLERLGSSTIWKPWFRGLLADYAYVVCVHDASDIPITHMYQIGTVFWVGFSHIPGNLKATHVSFVPIARAFHPTQPRGWLIHFWELDAKWVFAALPFGFLVMLLFYYDHNVSSLTAQARQFPLKKPAGFHWDFFLLGCTTFLAGITGIPMPNGLVPQAPVHTDSLTIYETSLRTISTSEGEGAEIRRPIVTATAVVEQRISHFLMGLLIIGTMTRPLLVVLHTMPAAVFAGVFFTVGWGSIESNGILQKLIFLARENRFIQRDEPLLTVRRRKIALYIACQALGVAATVAISQTIAAIGFPILIIALIPFRVWIMPRWFSVEELDVMDDLTANNSAVLASLGGPPQFPGQPDNEMFGLERRYSEQRFGSTRQRAGSIHR from the exons ATGCCGACCGACCAGCCTCTGACAAGAGAGAAATCCTGGCTGTCATACAGCTACGAAGGCCGCAAAGGATGGAAGTCCCTCCGCGCGCTCAACCTCTTTCGGGGCATGTATCACGACGTGTGTCGACGGTTGCCCTACTACTGGAGTGATATCGCAGATGCATGGACGTACCGTGTGGTTGCGAGTACGATCCGAATGTACTTTGTTAA TATGCTCCCTGCCATTGCTTACACCCTAGATATGTACCGCCGCACAGGCGAATTCTACGGCATCAACGAGGCGCTCTTCTCGTCTGCGTTGGCAGCGATGATCTTCAGTGTGCTTGGTGCGCAGCCGTTGACTATCGTGGGTATTACGGGGTTGATCTCGCTGTTTAACTATACTATCTACGATATCGTGACGATCTATGAGCCGGCCATCTACCCGAATTTCATGTGCTGGACGGCCATCTGGGCGGCCATCTTCCATTGGATCGTGGCTGTCTGTAACCTGTGTGACTATATGCGCTATGTCACGGACTTTTCGTCCGAGTCGTTTGGTGCCTATGTTGGGATTATCTACTGCA TCAAAGGAGTCGAGGAACTAGTCAATGAGTTCACCACGCAGGGCAACACCGCCGGGTTCATGAGCACCATGATTGCCGTCCTGTACTTTCTCACCATCTACGGCCTGGAACGGCTCGGGTCCAGCACCATCTGGAAACCGTGGTTCAGGGGCTTACTGGCCGACTACGCATATGTGGTATGTGTCCACGATGCATCGGACATCCCAATCACTCACATGTACCAGATCGGGACCGTCTTCTGGGTAGGCTTCTCGCATATACCCGGTAATCTCAAAGCCACCCACGTCTCCTTCGTCCCTATCGCCCGCGCCTTCCACCCTACCCAGCCACGCGGCTGGCTCATCCATTTCTGGGAACTCGACGCCAAATGGGTCTTTGCCGCACTGCCGTTTGGCTTCCTGGTGATGCTCCTCTTCTACTACGACCAC AATGTAAGCAGCCTAACCGCCCAGGCAAGACAATTCCCCCTTAAGAAACCCGCCGGTTTCCACTGggacttcttcctcctgggCTGCACCACCTTCCTAGCCGGCATCACCGGCATCCCCATGCCAAATGGCCTAGTGCCGCAG GCCCCCGTCCACACTGACTCCCTAACCATTTACGAAACCTCCCTTCGcaccatctccacctccGAAGGCGAAGGCGCCGAAATCCGCCGTCCAATCGTAACCGCCACCGCCGTCGTCGAGCAACGCATCTCCCACTTCCTCATGGGCCTGCTCATCATCGGCACCATGACTCGCCCGCTGCTGGTCGTCCTGCACACAATGCCTGCCGCCGTCTTTGCAGGCGTCTTTTTCACCGTCGGCTGGGGCTCTATCGAGTCCAACGGCATCCTCCAGAAATTGATCTTTCTCGCGCGCGAGAACCGCTTCATCCAGCGCGACGAGCCGCTCTTGACTGTTCGACGGCGCAAGATCGCGCTGTATATTGCCTGTCAGGCGCTGGGCGTCGCCGCGACGGTGGCCATCTCGCAGACGATTGCGGCGATTGGGTTCCCGATTCTGATCATTGCCTTGATTCCGTTCAGAGTGTGGATTATGCCGAGATGGTTCAgcgtcgaggagctcgatgtCATGGATGATCTGACGGCGAATAATAGTGCGGTCTTGGCCAGTCTTGGGGGCCCACCGCAGTTCCCGGGACAGCCTGATAATGAGATGTTTGGGCTGGAGCGGCGCTATTCCGAGCAAAGATTTGGGTCGACGAGGCAGAGGGCGGGAAGTATCCATCGTTAG